Proteins encoded together in one Lathyrus oleraceus cultivar Zhongwan6 chromosome 5, CAAS_Psat_ZW6_1.0, whole genome shotgun sequence window:
- the LOC127080719 gene encoding uncharacterized protein LOC127080719, translating into MHKSYHDARRKDLEFKEGDHVFLRVNHVTGIRLALKSKKLTPKFIGPYQTFQRTGVVAYIVTLPPNLSNLNDVFHVSKLWKYIHDPSHVIRMDDVQVRDNLMVEAFPVRFEDRKLKKLGGKEIALVKFV; encoded by the coding sequence ATGCATAAGAGTTATCATGATGCAAGAAGAAAAGATTTGGAATTTAAGGAAGGTGATCATGTGTTCCTTAGAGTTAATCATGTGACGGGCATTAGACTTGCGCTGAAATCGAAGAAGCTGACTCCTAAATTTATTGGTCCATATCAAACTTTTCAGAGAACTGGGGTTGTTGCTTATATAGTGACCttaccacctaatctttcgaatttAAATGACGTGTTCCATGTATCAAAACTTTGGAAATATATTCACGATCCATCTCATGTGATTAGgatggatgatgtgcaagtgagGGACAACCTTATGGTAGAAGCATTTCCCGTGAGATTTGAGGATCGGAAATTGAAGAAGCTGGGAGGAAAAGAGATTGCTCTAGTGAAATTTGTTTAG
- the LOC127080720 gene encoding uncharacterized protein LOC127080720, whose product MACNEAQKVQFGTHMLIEEVGDWWGNTRQRLEVTGNEITWDVFKGEFMEWYFLEDVHGKKEIEFMELKQGNSIVVEYVANFDELMKFYPHYNDDAAEVSKWHRTNECKSDEKKCFKCGKSGHLIADCKTNVPTCYNYGEPGHISTTCHKPKKAHTGGKVFALTGSQPNSSDRLIRSTCHIHDIPLISIIDMGATHSFIFANCVRKVGIILCTLNSGLLINTPANGSVTTSLMEFNHVYINCYNKTLRFLAPKDKQEDDFISAKELKGIVER is encoded by the exons ATGGCGTGTAATGAGGCacagaaagtgcagtttggtacaCATATGCTGATTGAGGAAGTTGGTGATTGGTGGGGTAACACTCGCCAAAGATTGGAAGTTACGGGTAATGAAATTACATGGGATGTGTTTAAAGGAGAGTTTATGGAGTGGTATTTTCTAGAAGATGTACATGGTAAGAAAGAGATTGAGTTTATGGAATTGAAACAAGGGAACTCAATTGTTGTTGAATATGTTGCTAATTTCGATGAGCTTATGAAATTCTATCCACACTACAATGATGACGCTGCAGAGGTTTCCAAAT GGCATCGCACCAATGAATGTAAAAGTGATGAAAAGAAATGTTTCAAATGTGGGAAGTCAGGACATTTGATCGCTGATTGCAAAACTAATGTGCCTACTTGTTACAATTATGGGGAACCTGGTCACATCAGCACCACTTGTCATAAGCCAAAGAAAGCCCATACTGGAGGGAAGGTGTTTGCGTTGACTGGATCTCAACCTAACAGTTCTGACAGGTTGATTAGAAGTACATGTCATATTCACGACATTCCTTTAATTTCTATTATTGATATGGGTGCAACACACTCGTTTATTTTTGCTAATTGTGTACGAAAAGTGGGTATTATTTTGTGTACTCTTAATAGTGGACTACTCATCAACACTCCAGCTAACGGGTCGGTGACTACTTCTTTG ATGGAGTTCAACCATGTTTATATCAATTGTTACAACAAAACTTTACGGTTTCTTGCTCCTAAAGATAAACAAGAAGATGATTTTATATCTGCTAAAGAATTGAAAGGAATTGTTGAAAGATGA
- the LOC127080721 gene encoding uncharacterized protein LOC127080721, whose protein sequence is MIREKMKVSQSRQKSYHDKKRKALEFKVDDHVFLRVTPISKKVGDVAYRITLPPSVANLHDVFHVSQLRRYIADPSYVLQLDDVEVRDNLYVEILPMRIEDREVKQLRGKEIALVKVAWGGPAGGNVTWELESQMRDSYPELFA, encoded by the exons ATGATCAGAGAGAAGATGAAGgtttctcagagtcgtcagaagagttaccatgacaagaaAAGGAAAGCGCTTGAGTTTAAGGTGGATGATCATGTGTTTTTAAGAGTTACTCCG ATTTCCAAGAAAGTAGGTGATGTGGCTTATCGGATTACGTTGCCGCCGTCAGTTGCTAATCTCCATGATGTGTTTCAcgtgtctcaattgaggagatACATTGCGGATCCTTCGTATGTTCTCCAATTAGATGATGTTGAGGTTAGAGATAATTTATACGTGGAGATATTACCTATGCGGATAGAAGATAGAGAGGTGAAACAACTCCGTGGTAAAGAGATCGCTTTGGTGAAAGTTGCTTGGGGAGGACCGGCTGGTGGAAATGTGACGTGGGAGCTTGAGAGTCAGATGAGGGATTCATATCCCGAGTTGTTTGCTTGA